Within Cyprinus carpio isolate SPL01 chromosome A11, ASM1834038v1, whole genome shotgun sequence, the genomic segment ttctctgcaaatgtcttcactgctaaaacatcatactaccacaacaaaattaacaactgttgtgatgctcaggcactcttcaaaactttctcttctcttcttaatccgcctcatcctccatcgactcttacagctgacgactttgcagttttcttcacaaataagacaagaaccatcagtgaccaattctccacaccgcagactgaggataacttcactacgactaatgcacactctctctcctccttctcgccactctcagagacggacgtttccaaacttatcctttccagtcatcctactacttgcccactggatccgatccccactcacctccttcaagcaatttcttcttcagtcataccttcacttactcacattatcaactcctctcttcactctggaacatttccctcagcatttaagcaggctcgggtaagcccactgctgaagaaaccatctctaaatccagcacttctagaaaactacagaccgtgTTCAACCAGccctctatgtttcttgtacagaacaacctcctggacagcaaccaatctggcttcaaaagtggccactcaactgagactgccctgctctcggttactgaagccctgcgactggcaagagcagcttcaaaatcctcagtactcattttgctggacctgtcggctgcttttgacactgttaatcaccagattctcctgtccaccctcagaaagatgggcatctctggaaccgcactccagtggcttaactcctacctgtctgatagatccttcatggtgtcttggaggggtgaagtttctaagtcacaacaacttgctactggggttcctcaaggctcagtgcttggaccgcttctcttctccatctacatgacgtcattaggatctgtcattcagaagcatggcttttcttatcactgctacgctgatgacactcaactctacttctcattccaaccggatgacccgacggtagttgctcgcatttcagcctgtctgagtgacatttctagctggatgaatgaccatcaccttcagctcaaccatactaagactgaactgctggtggttccagctaacccatcgtttcatcacaacttctctgtacagctgggttcgtcaaccataactccttccaggacagccagaaacctaggagttgtgatggatcatcagttaagcttcacagaccatattgctacaatgacccggtcctgcagatttgccttataaaaCATTAGGAAGAtaagacccttcctgtcagagcaaaccacccaacttcttgtccaagctcttgttctctccagactggactattgcaatgctctcctgacgggccttcctgcatgtaccatcaagcctctacaactgatccagaatgcagcagcgagggttgtcttcaatgagccaaaaacagctcacgttactcctctcctcatcaggttacactggctaccagtagccgctcgcatcaaattcaaggtactgatgtttgcctacaagacgaccactggcacagcgccaacttacctaaactcactagttcaaccttacgcaccctccagaagtttgcgctctgcaagtgaacgacgccttgtggtgccatcccaaagaggttcaaaatcactctcacagactttttcctggactgcgtccagctggtggaatgacctccaaaaaaaaaacctgtcattttcaaaaaacatctaaagactcatctttttcgccagcacttaaccaactaatactagtacttaccttttttcttttcttgtctatcatattcttaaagaaaaaaaaaaacctggctacgtgttctgtactagactaactgagacttgtcatagcacttgtataccgttgttgttttctcgttgatctgattgtttctactgttctcctttgtaagtcgctttggataaaagtgtctgctaaatgattaaatgttaaatgtaaatgtaaaatgttgtggagaagctgtgtgttttgttgtgaaagcaaaattacttttttagccTTTCAatagaggacgatatctgcttcgtcatacctagagctgatccgtgttAGTCGCTGAGGAAATATACCAACTTCACACTGTGGatcaccggatcggctttcaccgtagatgaagcggagtccagcccggggtcatcacatgtgtcCTTCGTCGAATCCGGCGGCCGCGCCGTTCTCAAGTCTGCAgtgtgtgacacattttatggaggactgtttcctgaacctgcagagtatcctacaatgggtctgtgatcaaaggctattctataaagtggggcagttccaactttgcaaggacagtctggcacttctgacacagtctgtaaatatgtttacatatgtaaaggatttgtcactgatgatacAAACGTGAGTtgtgagcagtgtagagtagagcttgtttgttgtttctccgatcacaaatgcagacatggttttatgtttatgcggcttGATACGCAACGCAACATAAAAACACTGTACAAGTcgttataatcagtaattatgtccccactggatgcaacaaatgcctcatttgtaatgggttttattgtttttgtctcgtcatgctgggacacacagcatcaccgTATGGtgagaggcgtaacatttccgtcacatgcttgaggcattcagccaatcacaacgcactggatagccagccaatcagagcatacctcgcttttcagaacgatgagctttgtaaaaaaaatggtGCGTTTcagaaacaatgtacagtatgtggaaaataatgtgttttttgaactttaaactgcataaacacattgcattacaccaaatacacaaaataatgttctttttagcaacgccaTATGACGCCTTTAAATCTGACTCATGACTACAATAAACAAGATCTATCTCGGATTAATCAATTATTAACTTTGATCAATACACTTTACTGCTTAGGTAGTAAAGAGCAATGTACAAAGAAACAGGCGTTGTTTTAGAATCCTCCTCAGTTAAAACTAAATGTATCCAGGCAAACGCACTTCTTATCGTTTTTTTAACTGACATTTTTtctaaaatcaacaaaatgaagAGAGGAAAGAGCACTTTTCTCAAAGTAACTTTAATGCATAAAGGAAGTAAACTTGTTTAATTACAATTGTCCAGTGTCAAATAGAGGCAAACGTCTGACATTAGTGTGCGAGTCGAGTTATAATGAAGATGATCTCCTCACAACAACAGCTCATTATTTATAGATCTTTAATTAAGAAAAGCATTCAGACTCACAGAAACACATACATTTACTTAAGTGCTATGCATCACTGCATTTGTTTATCATGTTATTGCTGCTGGGCTGTATTATTTGCCCTGGCACTTGTGAAATCAGAGGAAAACAGGCTGTGAATGGGTcacttcagtcagaatcactgctgctgctgctgctgctgctcgaGGAATGCTGCAAAACCACAAGACACACAGCATTCAGACACTGAACCATTCAACAATGAGTTTCCACAGCCTGCCTGACTGACTGTGTGAAGAATGAGGGGAGCTGCATGATGTTTGATGCATCAGTCAATTAAGACAGTGATGCTGCTGCTATGACATTGTCAATCATAGAAATCTTATGAATAACATGGAAGTGTGATTTAGGGGATTTAAATGAGTCTACCGTATTTTCTGCACTATAAGGCGCACCTTCAATGAATGGCctattttagaactgttttcatatACAGGGCTCACCGGATTATAAGGCGCATAGAATAGAAGATACTGCAGTCAAATGTTTGACTGGGTTTGCGTTATGCATCCACTAGATGGAGCTGTGCTAAAGGGAATGTCAACATTTTGACAGAGCGCCTTGATCCAGCGCTCCGGATTATAAGGCGCACTGTCgttttttgagaaaattaaaggCTTTTAAGTGCGCCTTATAGTGCAGAAAATACGGTACTCAAAATCATCCACGCAGCGCTTGAAATCACTCGTATCCGCTGCACATCCAGCCTCTTACCTTGCCGTGCTTCATGTGCTTATGCTCCTTGTGAGCTTTATGCcctttcttcatcttcttcatcttcttgtGTTTCTTATGTCCAGGTACGCTCATTCCGGCCGGGGGACCCCCATACTGCGGGACAGGGCAGGGATGTCCTGCTCCAGGGAACGGCCCGTGCGGCCCGGCCACAGCCGGAGGAAATGGGTGCTGGTATGGTGTGGTGTAAGGGATGGTTGTGGGCTGGTTCATGCCGGGCGGGTAGACGGGGTTGGGTCCAGGAGGGCATGATGGGATGGTCATGGCTGGATATGCTGGGTTTGGAGGTGCAGGAAAGGCAGGATTGTGCGGCTGAGCGGCTGGAGGTCCTGCGTAAGGAGGTCCTGCGTAAGGAGGTCCTGCGTAAGGAGGTCCTGCGTAAGGAGGTCCTATGAGACAAAAAAACGTCAATACATGAATACACAGAAgggtttaggaaaaaaaaaaaaaaaacacctttatgcTCTTCCAACCCAGACTGTGCTGAAACGACAAAAAGATGATTGCAAATACCACACTCTAAAACAGCACCGTCATAACAGGAAGTGCTGTATGACACTGCGTTGGCATTCAAAATCACCGTCCGCTTTCATGCCATTCTACTTACAATTTAgtgtttgactgaagaaagaaaatactGTCAGTTACAGCAGCTTGAACaggatgagggtgagtaaatgacaacaaaaattacatttattttttttccttgaacCTTCTtctttaaagagttagttcagccaaatatgataattctgtcattaattacttaccctcatgttgttccaaacctgtaaaaccttctttcatcttcagaacacaaattaagataatttttgataaaatcccaaagctttctgaccctgcatagacagcaagggaactgaaattttcaaggcccagaaaggcagTAAGGTGGAGCCAGTGATGtcactgttttaacaatgttctcACTGCGTTTCTTGAACCTTGAATCTCTGGGATTTCAATTTGTGAATGTTCCTACACATTGTAAAAGTCATAGTCAATTTAGTTATGGCAAATGATGCTTTTGTGTCAAATCTCTCCACTGTAGATGTTGGACTCTCAGATCATTCAGCCATACTTTTTAATTTGGAGGTACCGTATTCTTTAAGGACTGTTGTACGTACTGTCTCTTATCGTAAATGACAATTAATTTCTCCCCATGGCTTTTGCTAATTTGATCAATGCATGCCTGGATGATTTGTCTTCTGTCCCTTCAgagcataaaattattttacttaatgcACTTGTACATGttttcaacaattaaaaaactaaaaaaacactcAATACATACATCTCACATACATAACcacaatataattacaaataacgtGTAAAAAGAAGCAAAAATGTCGCAAACTGGAGCGTAAATAGCGATGTGCTGGtttgtcagctttttttttttttttttccccttcaatcTGGGTTTAGGAGAGGGTGTTGTTTCGTCTCAATTACACAACCATTTAATAATCTGTTTGAGCCCCTTCAATCTGGGTTTAGGAAACTGCACAGCACTGAAACAGCTTTGGTTAAAGCTGTTCTGTTAGGATTGAGCATCTTACTCGATCTTAGTTCAGCCTTCGACGCTGCTGACTTACTGTTAGCTTCTGATTGTGGCGCTCTCTCGATTCTCATCTTACTCGATCTTAGTTCAGCCTTCGACGCTGCTGACCACATGCTTTTACTGAATCGACTGAAACTGTCTTTGGTGTATCTGGGACTGCACTAGATTGGTTTAGGTCATATTTTACAGGTTGCAGTCAATTAGTCTTCATGGATGGTTTCAGATCTGATGTGGATCCCGTTTGTTCTGGTGTCccacagggctcagttcttggtcccctgcattttagcatttatatttaaCCTCTTGGTCAGCTATTAAGATCCCTTAACCTCAGCTATCActtctatgctgatgatactcattTATATACATTCTCAACCTGGTCAATTTGTGGCTGTCCCTCTTCTTTCCAAATGTATTTCTGAGATTAAGCTGCGGATGTCTAAACATTTTCTGTGTCTGAATAGCTTTAAAACTGAAGTTATGCTTCTTGGCTCTCCCCACCAATGGATAAATGCTGCTTCTGTAGATATATCAGTAGAGCTACACAGTAAACTAAAAatcttgtgttatctttgacgaCACTCATTCGAGCCTCTTGTACAGAACACGGTAAAGATCTCCTTTTTTCATCTTAGAACTATTGCACGTATTCGGCCTATGTTGCCCTTTTCTGTTGCTGAAAAATtgattaattcttttattttctcacaaaTTGATTATTTCAATGCTCTCCTTGTTGGAGTGTCCAAATCCTTTCTTAAATTGCAATACTTTCAGAACTCAGCAGCTAGAATTTTAACTGGGGTTAGGGCTGGTGACCATATAACTGCTGTTCTGAAGACGCTACACTGACTCCCTGTTAAACACTGTATAACACTGTACAAACACATTGTAAGTAAGTTAGAAACCTTTGGAGCTCCCCTAACCCAAACACAAATCTGCTGATCGAGTCAGTCACACTGACGCTCCTAAATATTTTTCATAGTCGTACGCAGGAGCTGTCAGTCGCAAATAGGTTCATGCAGAGCTGTGCATCCGCTCATATGCAAAGTTTTCCTCACGCAACCCCGTCTCCACCTCAATCATTAGCACGCTTACGTTTTGTCTTTGATGGCACATAGAGAACAATTTTTGAAACAGCACCATTCtactaaaaacaattttttttaaattttattcaagcTATTTCAAGGACTTTGTTTTCAAGTACCTTCCAGGCCTTGAAACCATGTGTCTGAtattcaagtactttcaagaaactttccacacacacacacacacacacacacagagctaaaGCAGGTGTGTTGagtctaaactctgcaggactgaaCACTCCTTATTGACGCACAACACAGACACTGAAGCACTGAGAAGTGATTAATGAATGATTAATGAATGTATTTGGTGAAAACATGAAGGCAAAACCCACCTTGATTTGGCCACATGTTTGTCTCTTCCAAATGACCTGAAACACATAAAGAGACAGATTTTATTCACTAATGTAAAGTAAACAATCACTACTGTCCACCCAATATTTACCGCTGTCCCTGTGCTCACCTCAGACAGGTTATGTGCTGAACAGAGATGTACTACAAATACGGCTCATTTACAGGAAACACAGCGCCTAAAATAGCCAAAGATGAATATGCAATTAAAGCACTTAAATCTGCTCTCTGGATTGTGGATGTCAGACTGGAGTTGAGACAGTTAAGAGTCAAGAgtaagtttataaaaaataaaaataaaacccctaTGTGAAAGGTGAACTGATATGGGACTTTACTGCTATCCTTCTCTGGCGTCACCGTGGACCGTATCTGTCCAACCAGCACGCTAACTTTAATAAGTTATGCCCTTCCAGTGAGCTTCAGATTTGCTGTTGTGTATATGAATTTCATTTGCACTTATTGTACAGATGAATTGTGATAAGAATAATCCTGCTAATCTAGTAATCCACCACATTCGTAACAAAAAtgggaaataattattttttcatagaACTATGATTTTTACATTCAACAACATCTCTGCTCATTAAAAAGTCGTTACTCAAATAACAcacataattatttgtttttgttttttcctgaaaCTGCGCTTTCAATGTAATCCACATCCGGGGACTGGAACACCTCGCCTTGAAACGCCCTGGACAAACAGCagctcgcgctctctctctcacacacacacacacacacacacacacacacacactctctctctctctctctctctctctcaacaaacGGGAACGTGTGATTGTCAATTAGCCCAAAATACAAATTCAGTTCACGTTAAAAGTCAATGATATGA encodes:
- the prr13 gene encoding proline rich 13 isoform X1 codes for the protein MWPNQGPPYAGPPYAGPPYAGPPYAGPPAAQPHNPAFPAPPNPAYPAMTIPSCPPGPNPVYPPGMNQPTTIPYTTPYQHPFPPAVAGPHGPFPGAGHPCPVPQYGGPPAGMSVPGHKKHKKMKKMKKGHKAHKEHKHMKHGKHSSSSSSSSSSDSD
- the prr13 gene encoding proline rich 13 isoform X2, producing MWPNQGPPYAGPPYAGPPYAGPPAAQPHNPAFPAPPNPAYPAMTIPSCPPGPNPVYPPGMNQPTTIPYTTPYQHPFPPAVAGPHGPFPGAGHPCPVPQYGGPPAGMSVPGHKKHKKMKKMKKGHKAHKEHKHMKHGKHSSSSSSSSSSDSD
- the prr13 gene encoding proline rich 13 isoform X3 translates to MWPNQGPPYAGPPYAGPPAAQPHNPAFPAPPNPAYPAMTIPSCPPGPNPVYPPGMNQPTTIPYTTPYQHPFPPAVAGPHGPFPGAGHPCPVPQYGGPPAGMSVPGHKKHKKMKKMKKGHKAHKEHKHMKHGKHSSSSSSSSSSDSD